In the Bacillus shivajii genome, one interval contains:
- the gyrA gene encoding DNA gyrase subunit A translates to MSDQDQSRVKEINISQEMKTSFMDYAMSVIVSRALPDVRDGLKPVHRRILYAMNELGITADKSYKKSARIVGEVIGKYHPHGDSAVYETMVRMAQDFSYRYMLVNGHGNFGSVDGDAAAAMRYTEAKMAKISMELVRDINKDTIDYQENYDGSESEPIVLPARFPNLLVNGTSGIAVGMATNIPPHQLGEVIDGVLAVSENPDITSAELMEYIPGPDFPTGAEIVGISGIRRAYETGKGSITIRAKAEIEDNNGKPRIIVNELPYQVNKARLIEKIAELVRDKKIDGITDLRDESDRNGMRIVIELRRDANANVLLNNLYKQTALQTSFGINMLALVNGQPKILSLKEVLHHYLEHQREVIRRRTAFELKKAEARAHILEGLRIALDHIDEIIELIRGSETTDIARQGLIERFELSHDQAQAILDMRLQRLTGLERDKIEGEYKELVARIKELKEILADDEKVLEIIRTELEEIRERFNDERRTTISVGEDSLEDEDLIPRQNVVITLSHNGYIKRIPLSTYRSQKRGGRGVQGMGTHDDDFVQHLFITNSHDHILFFSNKGKVYRLKGYEIPELKRTAKGIPIINLLQIEKDEYISTVIPIKAFEEEQYLFFITKLGIIKRTEITAFANIRRGGLFAIKLRGEDELHGVRLTDGDQEITAGTRKGMSIRFHETDVRLMGRTAGGVKGVTLQEEDEVVGMDIIEPDQDILIVTEKGFGKRTPVEEYRLQSRGGKGIKTCNITEKNGNLISLKVVSTDDDLMIITTNGVVIRMHVNEISQTSRNTQGVRLIRLGEDEHVSTVARVNIEDDEEEELEGEDQEGNNEDVETEETEETEETEDPSTEE, encoded by the coding sequence ATGTCTGATCAAGACCAATCAAGAGTAAAAGAAATTAATATAAGTCAGGAAATGAAAACGTCATTTATGGATTATGCCATGAGTGTTATCGTAAGCCGTGCATTACCTGACGTACGAGATGGTTTAAAACCAGTTCACCGTCGAATCCTTTACGCTATGAATGAACTCGGTATTACTGCAGATAAATCATATAAGAAATCTGCACGTATTGTCGGAGAAGTTATTGGTAAGTATCATCCGCACGGTGACTCAGCTGTTTATGAAACAATGGTTAGAATGGCTCAAGACTTTAGCTATCGTTATATGTTAGTAAATGGCCACGGGAACTTTGGTTCCGTCGATGGCGATGCTGCAGCTGCGATGCGTTATACAGAAGCAAAAATGGCAAAGATTTCAATGGAACTTGTGCGAGATATAAACAAAGATACAATTGACTACCAAGAAAACTATGACGGTTCAGAAAGTGAACCGATTGTTCTTCCAGCGCGTTTTCCAAATCTACTTGTAAACGGTACTTCTGGAATCGCTGTAGGAATGGCAACGAACATTCCACCTCATCAATTAGGTGAGGTTATTGACGGGGTATTGGCAGTTAGTGAAAATCCAGACATTACAAGTGCGGAGTTAATGGAGTATATTCCAGGTCCTGATTTCCCTACAGGTGCTGAAATTGTTGGGATTTCTGGTATTCGTCGAGCATATGAAACTGGGAAAGGCTCGATTACGATTCGTGCAAAAGCTGAAATTGAAGATAACAATGGAAAACCGAGAATTATCGTGAATGAACTTCCTTATCAAGTCAATAAAGCTCGCCTAATCGAAAAGATCGCTGAACTTGTTCGTGATAAAAAAATTGATGGAATCACTGATTTACGTGATGAGTCTGACCGAAATGGAATGCGCATCGTCATTGAATTACGACGTGATGCAAATGCAAATGTATTATTAAATAATTTATATAAGCAAACAGCACTACAAACGAGCTTTGGGATTAATATGCTTGCTCTCGTTAATGGGCAGCCTAAAATTTTATCACTCAAAGAAGTTCTACATCATTATTTAGAGCATCAGCGTGAAGTTATTCGCCGTCGAACTGCTTTTGAATTAAAGAAAGCTGAAGCAAGAGCACACATTCTTGAAGGTCTACGCATTGCATTAGATCATATTGATGAAATTATTGAGCTTATTCGTGGATCCGAAACGACAGATATTGCTCGCCAAGGGTTAATTGAACGCTTTGAACTTAGTCATGATCAAGCACAGGCGATTTTAGATATGCGCTTGCAACGTTTAACTGGCTTGGAGCGGGACAAGATTGAAGGCGAATATAAAGAGCTCGTAGCTAGAATTAAAGAACTAAAAGAAATTCTAGCTGATGATGAAAAAGTATTAGAGATTATCCGTACAGAGTTAGAAGAAATTCGTGAGCGTTTTAATGATGAACGTCGAACGACGATCTCAGTTGGAGAAGATAGTCTTGAGGATGAAGACTTGATTCCAAGACAAAACGTCGTTATTACGTTATCTCACAATGGTTACATCAAACGAATCCCACTTTCTACGTACCGCAGTCAAAAACGTGGTGGACGTGGTGTACAAGGAATGGGGACACATGACGATGATTTCGTCCAACATTTATTTATTACAAACTCTCATGATCATATCTTGTTTTTCTCTAACAAAGGGAAAGTATATCGCCTAAAGGGATATGAGATCCCAGAGTTAAAGCGTACAGCAAAGGGTATTCCGATTATAAACTTGCTGCAAATTGAAAAGGATGAATACATTAGTACAGTCATTCCAATTAAAGCATTTGAAGAAGAACAGTATTTATTCTTCATTACAAAGCTAGGAATAATTAAACGTACCGAAATAACAGCGTTCGCTAATATAAGACGTGGTGGCCTCTTTGCAATTAAACTTCGTGGAGAGGATGAATTACACGGAGTTAGACTAACAGATGGTGACCAAGAAATTACAGCTGGTACACGAAAAGGAATGTCGATTCGTTTCCATGAAACAGATGTAAGGTTAATGGGACGTACAGCTGGTGGAGTAAAGGGAGTCACACTTCAAGAAGAAGATGAAGTAGTAGGAATGGACATTATCGAACCAGACCAAGACATCCTTATCGTCACTGAAAAAGGGTTTGGTAAGCGAACACCTGTTGAAGAGTATCGTTTACAAAGCCGTGGAGGAAAAGGAATTAAAACATGTAACATTACAGAGAAAAATGGTAACCTTATCTCATTAAAAGTTGTTTCAACCGATGATGATTTGATGATCATTACTACTAATGGGGTTGTCATCAGAATGCATGTTAATGAAATTTCCCAAACGAGTAGAAATACTCAAGGAGTTCGACTTATTCGTTTAGGTGAAGATGAACATGTCTCAACCGTAGCACGTGTAAATATTGAGGATGACGAAGAAGAAGAATTAGAAGGCGAAGATCAAGAAGGAAACAATGAGGATGTAGAAACAGAAGAAACAGAAGAAACAGAAGAAACAGAAGATCCATCTACAGAGGAATAA
- a CDS encoding HD-GYP domain-containing protein produces the protein MKVKTIYLVPGCILAEDVHKATNNPIMRKKTVLTEELIEILHIFLIQNVKVELTLVNGERFNPKEVEELQEDDSKTSKKQTLKKEESFIDIYLKTVPKFKKIFQHWQGGTKVDVYEVRKIFLPLFEVQPTKEELMQLHHYGTKDDYIYFHSVAVGVLSYMVGKSLKLAKGELIQLGLAGLLSDCGMARVPFKVFSKRGPLSVSEYEEVRKHPLLGYKMIEATPGFSKGAILGILQHHEREDGSGYPQNLKGTKLHLFAKIIAICDTYHAMTSERHYRTKQLPYKVIEAMKKDHFGKFDHIVLNKFFSIMTDISIGNKVKLNNGEVGKVIFLEDQSFTRPVLQLNEQETLSLTKHPELFIEETIRD, from the coding sequence ATGAAAGTGAAAACAATATATTTAGTTCCTGGTTGTATTCTTGCTGAAGATGTACATAAAGCGACAAACAATCCTATTATGAGAAAAAAAACAGTACTAACCGAAGAACTGATTGAAATATTACATATCTTTTTAATACAAAATGTAAAAGTAGAGTTAACATTAGTTAATGGAGAACGTTTTAATCCAAAAGAAGTTGAGGAATTACAAGAAGATGACTCAAAGACATCTAAAAAACAAACCCTTAAAAAGGAAGAGTCATTTATAGATATTTACTTAAAGACAGTTCCAAAGTTCAAAAAGATTTTTCAACATTGGCAAGGTGGAACAAAGGTCGATGTATATGAAGTAAGAAAGATCTTTCTACCTTTATTCGAAGTTCAGCCAACTAAAGAGGAATTAATGCAACTGCACCATTATGGAACAAAAGATGATTATATTTATTTTCATTCAGTTGCTGTAGGTGTTCTCTCATATATGGTAGGAAAAAGTTTAAAACTAGCTAAAGGAGAACTGATTCAATTAGGTTTAGCTGGTTTATTATCTGACTGTGGAATGGCGAGAGTACCATTTAAAGTTTTCAGTAAGAGAGGCCCGTTATCTGTTTCTGAATATGAAGAGGTACGAAAGCACCCATTATTAGGTTATAAAATGATTGAAGCTACCCCTGGGTTCTCAAAAGGAGCAATTCTTGGAATTCTTCAGCACCATGAAAGAGAAGATGGAAGTGGATATCCGCAAAATCTAAAAGGCACCAAGTTACATTTGTTTGCAAAAATTATAGCAATCTGCGATACCTATCATGCAATGACGTCAGAACGACATTATCGAACAAAACAATTACCATATAAAGTAATAGAAGCCATGAAAAAAGATCACTTCGGCAAATTTGACCATATTGTATTAAATAAATTCTTTTCAATAATGACCGATATTAGTATAGGTAATAAAGTGAAACTAAATAATGGTGAAGTAGGTAAGGTTATATTTTTAGAGGACCAATCATTCACAAGACCAGTTTTACAATTGAATGAACAAGAAACATTGTCTTTAACTAAACATCCTGAATTATTTATTGAAGAAACAATAAGAGATTAA